In Solanum lycopersicum chromosome 3, SLM_r2.1, the genomic stretch TCGCAGCCGCAGAATGAGCAACGAATTAGACAAAGAACAGATCAAGAAGATACCCAAATGGCTCGAAATTTGAGAAATCCACACCATGGTTTGAAAGAGAAGATGAAAGCACTTACCCTTTTGTATGAACAGCAAAAGCAAGGCTCTGCGGCTATCAAGAATCAATCTTTCAAGCCTGAAGATTCAAGATTATCGAGTCACCCTAGTGTAGACCTTGTTAGTTCCGGGAGAAGAGCTGAGAAAGAGCAAAAACAATCAAAGACAATTAGTCTTGTGATGAGGGAGAACACTATGCATAGTTCGACTGTAACAAGAACTTATGTGCAGCCACCGCCGCCTTCTGGGTTGGATGATGGGAAGGAAAATGTCGCGGTGGTGGCAGGTGGTGACAGAATAGTAGGATTTTCATACCCCAAAAGGGTGAATCCGTCGAGTAATGTGGCAAGAAAGCTTTCATTGGGAAGCTCAACAATGCCGCATACAGAGCCTAGGGCAGCTAGAAGGATAGTGAAAGAAAATGTACAAGAGTTGGATTCCATTTCGGAGAAAGCAGCCAGCAAGGGTGGGGGTGTTGATGATGGTGGTAGTAGAATTCTTGTTTTTGTAAGGCTGAGGCCAATTTCAAGAAAGGAAAGAGAAGCTGGAGCCAGGTGTTGTGTGAAAATAGTGGATGGAAGAGATGTTTATCTGACTGAATTCGCCACTGAGAATGATTACCTTAGGTTGAAGAGGCTCCGAGGGCGCCATTTTACTTTTGATGCTTCCTTTCCTGATACTGCTACTCAACATGATGTTTATTCCACAACGTGAGTTGGAACAATTTTAATAACTTTCTGCTGATTTCACCATTTCATCCATGATAcattaatcaagaaaacaacaATTGTCAAACTTGGCAATACTATGAGCCTTTGATATTGGTGTGTTAGTAACTTAATAATTTGTGGCTGCAGTGTCATTTGTAGAATCTGTTTAAGGTTTAAAAGCCTCTGATGTTATTGTTGTGGCAACTTGATAGTTTGTGGCCACAGTGACATTCGTAATTATCTTTTTGTTTATAAAAGCCTTTGATGCTATAGTGTTAGCAACTTGATAGCTTGTACTTCAATGTCGTGTGTagtatctttttatttctttaaggCTTTGATGTTAGTGTGGTAGGGACTTGCCATTTTCTGGCTGCAGTGTCATTTGTAGTATCTTTTTATGTCTAGAGCCTTTCATGTTAGTGTGGTAGCAACTTGATAGTTTGTGGCTGCAGTGTCATTTGTAGTATCTTTTGAGGTCTAGAAGctttaaaatttgcattttagAGGTATGGGTATTTGTTAGTTTAAGTCTTCTGACTGAGAATATTGTCTGACTAGCAGATCTTACCTAGTTATATTTGGTAGGATATTAAGTGCTCACGTTAAGGTTTTTCTTATGCTGAACTATTGGAATAAAATGGACCTAAATAGAGTGGAATGAATATAGAGTATTCATTTATCAGACCCTACTTGGTAGTGAAAGTGTAACAGAATTGTGAGGTTTAATAGATTGTTTGATGAGAGGGGATTATCTtctgttttattttcttgaagtcAAGCTTTTGCTATCAGAGGTTAAACTACTTAAGTCTACTCCTCCTTGATTAAACTGTGGATAGAACTGAACACTTGGATTCTTGTATTTTCCAGAACAGCAGAGCTTGTGGAAGCAGTTCTGCAGGGAAGAAACGGTTCTGTGTTTTGCTATGGTGCCACAGGTGCTGGAAAGACATACACAATGCTCGGTACAATTGAGAATCCAGGGGTAATGGTTTTAGCAATCAAGGATCTCTTTAGCAAGATACGGCAAAGGAGCTTTGATGGGAACCATGTTGTTCATCTTTCATATCTAGAGGTCTACAATGAAACCGTGAGAGATTTGCTGTCCCCGGGAAGGCCTTTAGTCCTAAGAGAAGATAAGCAGGTATGTGCTTATTTCTAAAGAATGATCACTTCAAAAACATTAGTGATTGCCATTTGTTTCTAAAATGGATAAACTGCTTACTgcttgatatttttcttttctagtCCCTTCTTTTATACCTGTCTACTAGTAGTTGTAGTAGTTCCCGATCAGCGCTTTccatatatagaaagaaattAGCAAAAGGGTGATCATCTCACACTGCTTATAATGCAGGGAATAGTGGCAGCAGGGCTTACACAGTATAGAGCTTACTCCACAGATGAAGTATGTATCCTTGTTTTCTTTTAGTTTGGTCATAGTAGAATATTAGCTGCTAAATCAAAGTTTTGTTAACCTATGTTTCTTTTATGGAAACAGGTAATGGCGTTGCTCCAACAAGGAAACCTAAACCGAACCACAGAGCCCACCCGCTGCAACGAAACGTCCTCACGCTCACATGCTATTCTTCAGGTCATTGCAATTTTGCCATAGTCATTATTCATGCAGAACCACCAccgtttcttgatttttaatgaattttttattcaacACACAGGTTGTTATTGAATACCATGTCAAAGATAGTTCAAATAACATTGTAAGCCGAGTCGGAAAGCTTTCACTCATTGACCTTGCGGGTTCAGAAAGAGCTCTAGCTACTGATCAGAGAACCTTGAGATCACTTGAAGGTGCTAACATCAATAAGTCTCTTCTCGCACTGAGCAGCTGCATCAATGCTCTCGTTGAGGGAAAAAAGCACATTCCTTATCGGAATTCTAAGCTCACTCAACTACTCAAGGATTCACTGGGTGGTGCTTGTAACACCGTGATGATTGCCAATATTAGCCCAAGTAATCTTTCATTTGGTGAAACCCAAAACACACTACACTGGGCTGACCGAGCAAAAGAGATCCGAACAAAGGTTAGATAACTCATAACTACTACTATGCGACATTGTTTTTTGAGGTCTGGTTGTCATCATAAGTAAAATACTTTGATTGGTCATCATGATTTTTTGCCTTGGCGATGCAATGTCTAGTTTTGAATTAAGGTAAAGTTGATTGATTTACTATTCTCTACGTGGCTACTTCAAATGAATGTGTCATTTTAGAAGTTACTCTTAGATACTAAAATCTCTAGCCCTCTGCAGTCATACAGTCTTTCTGCATCTTACTATCATACTACGTAATACAGTGTCTTAAAAGGAGGTGTACATTCATTGCAGTGTATGTAATGCTACTATCTCCTTTGAAGTATAATGAGTTTGAAAAAAGAATGAACAGTAATGCTTCTAAAAGTTAATTCCAACTCAATGTTTTTTATCTAATGCCAGAGCAGTCCAGTCCGTAATGACATGCAGATGCAGTTGACAAATACATTAGCTGTGAAGCATCTATATTTTCAGTATTTTAAGGATGCATTATCATCCTAATATCTCCTTTTACCAA encodes the following:
- the LOC101245044 gene encoding kinesin-like protein KIN-8A isoform X2, which gives rise to MPVFTRSQITDSQPQNEQRIRQRTDQEDTQMARNLRNPHHGLKEKMKALTLLYEQQKQGSAAIKNQSFKPEDSRLSSHPSVDLVSSGRRAEKEQKQSKTISLVMRENTMHSSTVTRTYVQPPPPSGLDDGKENVAVVAGGDRIVGFSYPKRVNPSSNVARKLSLGSSTMPHTEPRAARRIVKENVQELDSISEKAASKGGGVDDGGSRILVFVRLRPISRKEREAGARCCVKIVDGRDVYLTEFATENDYLRLKRLRGRHFTFDASFPDTATQHDVYSTTTAELVEAVLQGRNGSVFCYGATGAGKTYTMLGTIENPGVMVLAIKDLFSKIRQRSFDGNHVVHLSYLEVYNETVRDLLSPGRPLVLREDKQGIVAAGLTQYRAYSTDEVMALLQQGNLNRTTEPTRCNETSSRSHAILQVVIEYHVKDSSNNIVSRVGKLSLIDLAGSERALATDQRTLRSLEGANINKSLLALSSCINALVEGKKHIPYRNSKLTQLLKDSLGGACNTVMIANISPSNLSFGETQNTLHWADRAKEIRTKAYDAHEEMQIPDSETDQAKLLLELQKENRELRMRLAHQQQKLITIQKENLAANSSPAPSIVSSILSPAPSSAQANEKRKARPSFMAGNCFTPESKRKGADDPVRDLKKVVKGLEAEIERLKKDHVLQIKQKDDTIRELSRKSAKPAGGTQVGGVKRIVTRASLRPREPHDVHLKSPSHRFHSPAPTAKKRSFWDITTANSPSVVTLNGRKTRSHVNTETVAAPSMLLQPGFARQNVKH
- the LOC101245044 gene encoding kinesin-like protein KIN-8A isoform X1, whose protein sequence is MPVFTRSQITDSQPQNEQRIRQRTDQEDTQMARNLRNPHHGLKEKMKALTLLYEQQKQGSAAIKNQSFKPEDSRLSSHPSVDLVSSGRRAEKEQKQSKTISLVMRENTMHSSTVTRTYVQPPPPSGLDDGKENVAVVAGGDRIVGFSYPKRVNPSSNVARKLSLGSSTMPHTEPRAARRIVKENVQELDSISEKAASKGGGVDDGGSRILVFVRLRPISRKEREAGARCCVKIVDGRDVYLTEFATENDYLRLKRLRGRHFTFDASFPDTATQHDVYSTTTAELVEAVLQGRNGSVFCYGATGAGKTYTMLGTIENPGVMVLAIKDLFSKIRQRSFDGNHVVHLSYLEVYNETVRDLLSPGRPLVLREDKQGIVAAGLTQYRAYSTDEVMALLQQGNLNRTTEPTRCNETSSRSHAILQVVIEYHVKDSSNNIVSRVGKLSLIDLAGSERALATDQRTLRSLEGANINKSLLALSSCINALVEGKKHIPYRNSKLTQLLKDSLGGACNTVMIANISPSNLSFGETQNTLHWADRAKEIRTKAYDAHEEMQIPDSETDQAKLLLELQKENRELRMRLAHQQQKLITIQKENLAANSSPAPSIVSSILSPAPSSAQANEKRKARPSFMAGNCFTPESKRKGADDPVRDLKKVVKGLEAEIERLKKDHVLQIKQKDDTIRELSRKSAKPAGGTQVGGVKRIVTRASLRPREPHDVHLKSPSHRFHSPAPTAKKRSFWDITTANSPSVVTLNGRKTRSHVNTETVAAPSMLLQLAYPCFWFVFMFGPHLFNCTTQPGFARQNVKH